Proteins found in one Stigmatella erecta genomic segment:
- a CDS encoding tetratricopeptide repeat protein produces the protein MKPSAKRLFAQSRAHLEKGEVGKAVHVLKQAIAEEPDDVSLWAEMYRQCMLAKSPQSALSAARELRRIAPTEPNYIYMHGIAALTSGQAQEAATLLEEALQRLPQATHVRRTLVQVLEALKKPERAREILQEAVDRAPTDPVAVNDLAVLLLKQGEQGKRDAEPLLRRVLSAHPDDLATHLNLALSLADRDAEAALEHADRAKESPELAIREQAQRLYQLLVRH, from the coding sequence ATGAAGCCATCCGCCAAACGCCTCTTCGCGCAGTCTCGGGCCCACCTCGAGAAGGGCGAAGTGGGCAAGGCCGTGCATGTCCTCAAGCAGGCCATCGCGGAGGAACCGGACGACGTGTCGCTCTGGGCGGAGATGTACCGCCAGTGCATGCTGGCCAAGTCCCCGCAGAGCGCGCTGTCGGCCGCCCGGGAGCTGCGGCGCATCGCCCCCACGGAGCCCAACTACATCTACATGCACGGCATCGCCGCGCTCACCTCCGGGCAGGCCCAGGAGGCCGCCACCCTGCTGGAGGAGGCGCTCCAGCGCCTGCCCCAGGCCACGCACGTGCGGCGCACGCTCGTGCAGGTGCTGGAGGCGCTCAAGAAGCCCGAGCGCGCGCGGGAGATTCTCCAGGAGGCCGTGGACCGGGCCCCCACCGACCCGGTCGCGGTGAACGACTTGGCGGTGCTCCTCCTGAAGCAGGGCGAGCAGGGCAAGCGCGACGCGGAGCCGCTGCTGCGCCGGGTGCTCTCGGCCCACCCGGATGATCTCGCCACCCACCTGAACCTCGCGCTCTCCCTGGCCGACCGCGACGCCGAGGCCGCGCTGGAGCACGCCGACCGCGCCAAGGAGTCCCCGGAGCTGGCCATCCGCGAACAGGCCCAGCGCCTGTACCAGCTGCTCGTCCGCCACTGA
- a CDS encoding DNA methyltransferase → MEEPGKRTVECAEAVAWLTAQGVLAGCSAVTSLPDVSEFPALTLAGWKQWFIQAAALVMAKVPPEGVSVFYQTDVKHEGTWVDKGYLVSRAAEEAGCELLFHKVVCRRPPGTVTFGRPAYSHLLGFSRGVRLDLSQATADVLPEAGEVTWTRGMGVQACLAACRFIQAHTATRTVVDPFCGHGTVLAVANALGLDAVGVELSRKRAKKARALHLTPEFDLSPSHRF, encoded by the coding sequence GTGGAGGAGCCAGGGAAGCGGACGGTGGAGTGCGCGGAGGCGGTGGCGTGGCTGACGGCCCAGGGGGTGCTGGCGGGCTGCTCGGCCGTCACCTCCCTGCCGGACGTGTCCGAGTTCCCCGCGCTGACGCTCGCCGGGTGGAAGCAGTGGTTCATCCAGGCCGCGGCGCTGGTGATGGCGAAGGTGCCCCCCGAGGGTGTCTCCGTCTTCTATCAAACGGATGTGAAACACGAGGGCACGTGGGTGGACAAGGGCTACCTGGTGAGCCGGGCTGCGGAGGAGGCCGGGTGCGAGCTGCTCTTTCACAAGGTGGTGTGCCGGCGCCCCCCCGGCACGGTGACGTTCGGCCGGCCCGCGTACTCGCACCTGCTGGGTTTCTCGCGGGGCGTGCGGCTGGACCTGAGCCAGGCCACGGCGGACGTGCTGCCCGAGGCGGGGGAGGTGACATGGACCCGGGGAATGGGCGTGCAGGCGTGCCTCGCCGCGTGCCGTTTCATCCAGGCGCACACCGCCACGCGCACGGTGGTGGACCCGTTCTGCGGCCACGGCACGGTGCTCGCGGTGGCCAATGCCCTGGGGCTGGACGCGGTGGGCGTGGAGCTGAGCCGCAAGCGCGCCAAGAAGGCGCGGGCGTTGCATTTGACACCGGAATTTGACTTGTCTCCCAGTCATCGGTTTTGA